A genomic stretch from Solanum stenotomum isolate F172 chromosome 8, ASM1918654v1, whole genome shotgun sequence includes:
- the LOC125874706 gene encoding protein FAR1-RELATED SEQUENCE 3 isoform X2 produces the protein MEDQMHLMGITLLSRKWVGLRRVLGESCDAMLRVELKGQNKWVVTKYVKDHSHSLVYPNKVHHQRSHKHFAVTKKKVPENNQGVGIVPSGVMYVSVDGNRIPVEMNHGAKRTRPEESDQTVKNSTLQSFSPRHCNQRRTLGRDAQNLLDYFKKMQAGNPGFYYAIQLDEDNRMSNVFWADARSRNAYSHFGDAVILDTMYRVNQCRVPFAPLTGVNHHGQTILFGCALLLDESEATFVWLFKTFLAAMNDRAPVSLITDQDTVIQSSVAQVFPETRHCINKWHVLRGGQDRMAHVCHMFPNFQVELYNCINLTETVEEFESYWEMILDKYDLKKNDWLQSIYNTRRQWVPVYFRDTFFAAVSPNQEYECSFFDGYVSQQITLPLFFRQYERALENSFEKETEADFDTICTTPPLKTPSPMEKQAATLYTKKIFLKFQEELVETFVYTANRIDGDAVISTFRVAKFEDDQKAYLVSLNITELKANCSCQMFECSGILCRHILTVFTVTNILTLPSHYILKRWTINAKCGAELDEHVQLHGTESMAQRYNSLCREAIRCAEEGAVSQETYNAALGALKEGGKKVALAKRNVSKVSPPRSQASCVGYDDRRTSTSASEMTPLLWPRQDEMTKRFNLNDTGSPAWAVTDLNPQRMAPVSLHRDDGHADNMVILPCLKSMTWVMENKTSAPANRVAVINLKLQDYSRTPSLESEVKFQLSQVTLEPMLKSMAYISEQLSAPANRVAVINLKLQDTETTSGESEVKFQVSRDTLGAMLRSMAYIREQLSNTVESQLEIPAKKQRK, from the exons ATGGAAGATCAAATGCACCTGATGGGGATAACATTGTTGAGCCGCAAATGG GTTGGTTTGAGAAGAGTGTTGGGTGAATCCTGTGATGCAATGCTTAGAGTGGAGTTAAAAGGTCAAAACAAGTGGGTTGTGACCAAATATGTGAAGGACCACAGTCACTCCCTTGTGTATCCCAACAAGGTGCATCATCAGAGATCGCACAAGCATTTTGCGGTGACAAAAAAGAAGGTACCTGAGAATAATCAGGGTGTTGGAATTGTTCCTAGTGGTGTAATGTATGTCTCAGTAGACGGCAACCGCATCCCTGTAGAGATGAACCATGGAGCTAAGAGAACTCGTCCTGAAGAGTCAGATCAAACTGTTAAGAATTCTACACTTCAGAGTTTTTCTCCTAGACATTGCAATCAACGAAGAACATTAGGGAGAGATGCTCAGAATCTTCTTGATTACTTCAAGAAAATGCAGGCTGGGAATCCTGGATTTTACTATGCCATACAATTGGACGAAGATAATCGCATGTCTAATGTATTTTGGGCTGATGCAAGGTCAAGAAATGCATACAGTCATTTTGGTGATGCCGTTATACTGGACACGATGTACAGAGTTAATCAGTGCAGAGTCCCATTTGCTCCGCTCACAGGAGTAAATCATCACGGTCAGACAATTTTGTTTGGTTGTGCACTTCTTCTAGATGAGTCTGAGGCTACATTTGTCTGGCTATTCAAGACCTTCCTTGCCGCTATGAATGACCGTGCCCCTGTCTCATTAATTACTGATCAGGACACTGTTATACAATCTTCAGTTGCTCAAGTTTTTCCTGAAACACGGCACTGTATCAACAAGTGGCATGTATTAAGGGGTGGCCAGGACAGAATGGCTCATGTATGTCACATGTTCCCAAATTTCCAGGTTGAACTCTATAATTGTATCAATTTGACAGAGACAGTTGAAGAATTTGAATCGTATTGGGAGATGATCCTTGATAAGTATGACCTGAAGAAGAATGATTGGCTTCAATCCATATATAATACACGGCGACAGTGGGTACCAGTTTATTTTCGTGATACTTTCTTTGCAGCCGTTTCTCCTAACCAGGAATATGAATGTTCATTTTTCGATGGCTATGTGAGTCAACAGATTACATTGCCATTGTTCTTCAGGCAATATGAAAGAGCTTTGGAGAATTCATTTGAGAAGGAAACAGAAGCTGATTTTGATACAATATGCACCACTCCACCACTAAAGACACCATCTCCAATGGAGAAACAGGCAGCAACTTTATACACCaagaaaatattcttaaaatttcAAGAAGAGTTGGTGGAGACATTTGTTTACACTGCAAACAGAATTGATGGAGATGCGGTTATCAGCACATTCAGAGTTGCAAAATTTGAGGATGACCAGAAAGCATACCTTGTCTCATTGAATATAACTGAACTGAAAGCAAATTGTAGCTGCCAGATGTTTGAATGTAGTGGTATCCTCTGTAGACATATTCTTACAGTTTTTACAGTAACTAATATTCTTACATTGCCATCTCATTACATCTTGAAAAGGTGGACAATAAATGCAAAATGTGGTGCTGAATTAGATGAACATGTACAACTTCATGGTACTGAATCAATGGCACAGAGATACAACAGTCTCTGCAGGGAAGCCATAAGATGTGCTGAAGAAGGGGCTGTATCTCAAGAGACATATAATGCTGCATTAGGTGCTCTTAAAGAAGGAGGAAAGAAGGTGGCTCTTGCAAAAAGAAATGTTTCTAAAGTTTCACCTCCTAGATCACAAGCCAGTTGTGTTGGCTATGATGATCGGAGGACGTCTACCTCTGCTTCAGAAATGACACCATTATTGTGGCCAAGACAAGATGAAATGACAAAGCGCtttaatcttaatgatactGGTAGTCCTGCTTGGGCTGTTACTGATTTAAATCCCCAGCGCATGGCCCCTGTTTCTCTTCACCGTGATGATGGTCATGCAGATAACATG GTGATTCTTCCTTGCCTCAAGTCAATGACTTGGGTGATGGAGAATAAAACTTCGGCACCTGCGAATAGAGTTGCTGTCATCAACCTGAAG CTGCAAGATTACAGTAGGACTCCTTCACTAGAATCAGAAGTTAAGTTTCAGTTATCCCAGGTCACACTAGAGCCCATGTTGAAGTCTATGGCTTATATCAGTGAGCAACTTTCCGCCCCGGCTAATAGGGTTGCTGTCATCAATCTGAAG
- the LOC125874706 gene encoding protein FAR1-RELATED SEQUENCE 3 isoform X1 produces MDVEEGNMHQQGVITDDGDDEPSESGEANVNGRSNAPDGDNIVEPQMGMVFLSGDQAKNFYDEYARRLGFTTRVCQFNRLKTDFLCDKVGLRRVLGESCDAMLRVELKGQNKWVVTKYVKDHSHSLVYPNKVHHQRSHKHFAVTKKKVPENNQGVGIVPSGVMYVSVDGNRIPVEMNHGAKRTRPEESDQTVKNSTLQSFSPRHCNQRRTLGRDAQNLLDYFKKMQAGNPGFYYAIQLDEDNRMSNVFWADARSRNAYSHFGDAVILDTMYRVNQCRVPFAPLTGVNHHGQTILFGCALLLDESEATFVWLFKTFLAAMNDRAPVSLITDQDTVIQSSVAQVFPETRHCINKWHVLRGGQDRMAHVCHMFPNFQVELYNCINLTETVEEFESYWEMILDKYDLKKNDWLQSIYNTRRQWVPVYFRDTFFAAVSPNQEYECSFFDGYVSQQITLPLFFRQYERALENSFEKETEADFDTICTTPPLKTPSPMEKQAATLYTKKIFLKFQEELVETFVYTANRIDGDAVISTFRVAKFEDDQKAYLVSLNITELKANCSCQMFECSGILCRHILTVFTVTNILTLPSHYILKRWTINAKCGAELDEHVQLHGTESMAQRYNSLCREAIRCAEEGAVSQETYNAALGALKEGGKKVALAKRNVSKVSPPRSQASCVGYDDRRTSTSASEMTPLLWPRQDEMTKRFNLNDTGSPAWAVTDLNPQRMAPVSLHRDDGHADNMVILPCLKSMTWVMENKTSAPANRVAVINLKLQDYSRTPSLESEVKFQLSQVTLEPMLKSMAYISEQLSAPANRVAVINLKLQDTETTSGESEVKFQVSRDTLGAMLRSMAYIREQLSNTVESQLEIPAKKQRK; encoded by the exons ATGGATGTTGAAGAAGGGAACATGCACCAGCAAGGTGTTATAACTGATGACGGTGATGATGAACCCAGTGAGAGTGGAGAAGCAAATGTAAATGGAAGATCAAATGCACCTGATGGGGATAACATTGTTGAGCCGCAAATGGGTATGGTATTTCTTTCTGGAGATCAAGCAAAGAATTTCTATGATGAGTATGCTAGGCGTTTGGGTTTTACCACCCGTGTCTGTCAGTTTAATCGACTGAAGACTGATTTCTTATGTGACAAGGTTGGTTTGAGAAGAGTGTTGGGTGAATCCTGTGATGCAATGCTTAGAGTGGAGTTAAAAGGTCAAAACAAGTGGGTTGTGACCAAATATGTGAAGGACCACAGTCACTCCCTTGTGTATCCCAACAAGGTGCATCATCAGAGATCGCACAAGCATTTTGCGGTGACAAAAAAGAAGGTACCTGAGAATAATCAGGGTGTTGGAATTGTTCCTAGTGGTGTAATGTATGTCTCAGTAGACGGCAACCGCATCCCTGTAGAGATGAACCATGGAGCTAAGAGAACTCGTCCTGAAGAGTCAGATCAAACTGTTAAGAATTCTACACTTCAGAGTTTTTCTCCTAGACATTGCAATCAACGAAGAACATTAGGGAGAGATGCTCAGAATCTTCTTGATTACTTCAAGAAAATGCAGGCTGGGAATCCTGGATTTTACTATGCCATACAATTGGACGAAGATAATCGCATGTCTAATGTATTTTGGGCTGATGCAAGGTCAAGAAATGCATACAGTCATTTTGGTGATGCCGTTATACTGGACACGATGTACAGAGTTAATCAGTGCAGAGTCCCATTTGCTCCGCTCACAGGAGTAAATCATCACGGTCAGACAATTTTGTTTGGTTGTGCACTTCTTCTAGATGAGTCTGAGGCTACATTTGTCTGGCTATTCAAGACCTTCCTTGCCGCTATGAATGACCGTGCCCCTGTCTCATTAATTACTGATCAGGACACTGTTATACAATCTTCAGTTGCTCAAGTTTTTCCTGAAACACGGCACTGTATCAACAAGTGGCATGTATTAAGGGGTGGCCAGGACAGAATGGCTCATGTATGTCACATGTTCCCAAATTTCCAGGTTGAACTCTATAATTGTATCAATTTGACAGAGACAGTTGAAGAATTTGAATCGTATTGGGAGATGATCCTTGATAAGTATGACCTGAAGAAGAATGATTGGCTTCAATCCATATATAATACACGGCGACAGTGGGTACCAGTTTATTTTCGTGATACTTTCTTTGCAGCCGTTTCTCCTAACCAGGAATATGAATGTTCATTTTTCGATGGCTATGTGAGTCAACAGATTACATTGCCATTGTTCTTCAGGCAATATGAAAGAGCTTTGGAGAATTCATTTGAGAAGGAAACAGAAGCTGATTTTGATACAATATGCACCACTCCACCACTAAAGACACCATCTCCAATGGAGAAACAGGCAGCAACTTTATACACCaagaaaatattcttaaaatttcAAGAAGAGTTGGTGGAGACATTTGTTTACACTGCAAACAGAATTGATGGAGATGCGGTTATCAGCACATTCAGAGTTGCAAAATTTGAGGATGACCAGAAAGCATACCTTGTCTCATTGAATATAACTGAACTGAAAGCAAATTGTAGCTGCCAGATGTTTGAATGTAGTGGTATCCTCTGTAGACATATTCTTACAGTTTTTACAGTAACTAATATTCTTACATTGCCATCTCATTACATCTTGAAAAGGTGGACAATAAATGCAAAATGTGGTGCTGAATTAGATGAACATGTACAACTTCATGGTACTGAATCAATGGCACAGAGATACAACAGTCTCTGCAGGGAAGCCATAAGATGTGCTGAAGAAGGGGCTGTATCTCAAGAGACATATAATGCTGCATTAGGTGCTCTTAAAGAAGGAGGAAAGAAGGTGGCTCTTGCAAAAAGAAATGTTTCTAAAGTTTCACCTCCTAGATCACAAGCCAGTTGTGTTGGCTATGATGATCGGAGGACGTCTACCTCTGCTTCAGAAATGACACCATTATTGTGGCCAAGACAAGATGAAATGACAAAGCGCtttaatcttaatgatactGGTAGTCCTGCTTGGGCTGTTACTGATTTAAATCCCCAGCGCATGGCCCCTGTTTCTCTTCACCGTGATGATGGTCATGCAGATAACATG GTGATTCTTCCTTGCCTCAAGTCAATGACTTGGGTGATGGAGAATAAAACTTCGGCACCTGCGAATAGAGTTGCTGTCATCAACCTGAAG CTGCAAGATTACAGTAGGACTCCTTCACTAGAATCAGAAGTTAAGTTTCAGTTATCCCAGGTCACACTAGAGCCCATGTTGAAGTCTATGGCTTATATCAGTGAGCAACTTTCCGCCCCGGCTAATAGGGTTGCTGTCATCAATCTGAAG
- the LOC125874709 gene encoding non-specific lipid transfer protein GPI-anchored 12-like, which translates to MATSIKITTTIVTTVLILSLFSSLIPSTKAQDSPPAPVAPAPSPGVDCFRVLVNMSDCFTFVERGSNSTTPGKGCCPEIAGLLDSNPICLCQMLGRAHSGAKIGFNIDVDKALKLPSACSLEFPPASTCSDLGIPVGAPLPSEESPAPSPGGFATSPTSDNKDNINAASIIAFNKMQFLIGMVIMFFHKHNNNYW; encoded by the exons ATGGCCACATCCATCAAAATCACCACAACCATTGTCACCACAGTTCTCATTCTCTCACTATTCTCCTCCCTGATTCCATCCACCAAAGCACAAGACTCGCCGCCGGCACCAGTAGCTCCGGCACCGAGCCCCGGAGTTGATTGCTTTAGAGTCTTAGTAAACATGTCCGATTGCTTTACATTTGTAGAAAGAGGAAGCAATTCGACTACACCGGGTAAAGGATGTTGCCCGGAAATTGCTGGATTGTTAGATAGTAACCCTATTTGCTTGTGCCAAATGCTTGGCCGAGCTCACTCCGGTGCTAAAATTGGGTTCAACATTGATGTCGATAAGGCACTTAAACTTCCTTCTGCTTGTAGTTTGGAGTTTCCACCAGCTAGCACTTGCTCAG atcTTGGCATTCCAGTCGGAGCTCCATTACCAAGTGAGGAAAGCCCTGCTCCATCACCTG GAGGATTTGCAACTAGTCCTACATCTGACAACAAAGATAATATTAATGCAGCTTCAATCATTGCATTCAACAAGATGCAATTCCTTATTGGCATGGTCATTATGTTTTTTCACAAGCACAATAATAATTATTGgtag
- the LOC125874707 gene encoding F-box/WD-40 repeat-containing protein At5g21040-like, which yields MAFECQKGIESLRICSIEPSKNRDNLTLELEKRKPLHKLDAKGGIVNSKCEELLTGNEVLPGCRSITELPPVLISEIFNLLEPKELGIVSCACTLLYQIASEHHVWKEFYCERWGQPILQPPFGAGHSDEKLWKELFAEREFRSKTFMGRYSIDMLYGHTEDVRAVFVLSSKKLVFTSGYDQIVRMWDLEEGLSIASSESLGCTIRAVAADSRLLVAGGTGGFIHGWRANDENPHLFDLRVPQNEDMEFQVWEHGGPITCLALDFNRMYSGSWDMSIRVWDRSSLECLKVLIHSDWVWNLAPHDTTLASTAGSDLYVWDTNSGSQLAIINNAHAGYTYSLARSHTGKLLFTGGEDGAIHMFEIFENAMYHVRRVATWIPHLNAVYSLAFEFPWLVSASSDGKLSLIDVRKLLRTNRKSSLNNSSKAVNPVDNVEPPQRMLHGFGSNLFAVDVGSNRIVCAGEEGLVRIWNFSQALEIEQRVQALRGLRLENRMRRRNRQLETNDKGRRDNPCSFTKKNQIDGHRNSWNNRRKMVWKVKA from the coding sequence ATGGCATTTGAATGCCAAAAAGGTATTGAGAGTTTGAGAATTTGTTCAATTGAACCTTCTAAGAATCGAGATAATTTGACAttagaattggaaaaaagaaaaCCTTTACATAAATTGGATGCTAAAGGTGGGATTGTGAATTCAAAATGTGAGGAGTTGCTTACTGGTAATGAAGTTCTTCCTGGTTGTCGGTCCATTACTGAACTTCCTCCGGTATTGATTTcagaaatatttaatttgttagaaCCAAAGGAGCTAGGTATTGTTTCGTGTGCTTGTACATTATTGTATCAGATTGCATCGGAGCACCATGTGTGGAAGGAGTTCTACTGTGAGAGGTGGGGGCAGCCAATATTGCAGCCACCTTTTGGTGCAGGGCATTCGGATGAGAAGTTGTGGAAGGAGCTGTTTGCGGAGAGGGAGTTTCGGAGTAAAACATTCATGGGACGGTATTCTATAGATATGTTGTATGGTCATACTGAGGATGTTAGAGCAGTTTTTGTTTTATCTTCAAAGAAGCTTGTGTTTACTTCAGGTTATGATCAAATAGTGCGAATGTGGGACTTGGAAGAAGGGTTGTCAATTGCCTCATCTGAATCTCTTGGCTGCACTATCCGTGCAGTTGCAGCTGATTCAAGGCTGTTAGTGGCTGGGGGTACTGGTGGATTCATACATGGTTGGAGAGCGAATGATGAAAATCCTCATTTGTTTGATCTTAGAGTACCTCAGAACGAGGATATGGAATTCCAAGTTTGGGAACATGGTGGGCCAATAACATGCCTTGCGTTGGATTTCAATAGGATGTATAGTGGTTCGTGGGACATGAGTATTCGTGTTTGGGATCGATCTTCTCTGGAGTGTTTGAAAGTTTTGATACACAGCGACTGGGTGTGGAATCTTGCTCCCCATGATACAACACTGGCAAGTACAGCAGGCTCGGATCTTTATGTTTGGGATACTAATAGTGGGTCACAGCTTGCTATCATCAACAATGCTCATGCTGGATATACTTACTCTCTGGCGCGAAGCCACACTGGGAAGCTTCTGTTCACTGGTGGGGAAGATGGAGCTATTCACATGTTTGAAATCTTTGAAAATGCTATGTACCATGTCAGGCGGGTTGCAACTTGGATTCCTCACTTGAATGCTGTTTACTCTCTTGCATTTGAGTTCCCTTGGCTTGTTTCAGCTTCAAGTGATGGAAAACTTTCACTTATTGATGTGAGAAAGCTGTTGAGAACAAACCGGAAATCCTCACTGAATAATTCTTCTAAAGCTGTTAATCCGGTTGACAATGTCGAACCACCACAGAGAATGCTACATGGTTTTGGGAGCAATTTGTTTGCAGTGGATGTTGGATCTAACCGAATTGTGTGTGCTGGTGAAGAAGGTCTTGTCAGGATCTGGAACTTCTCTCAAGCTTTGGAGATTGAGCAGCGGGTCCAAGCTCTAAGAGGTTTAAGGTTAGAGAATAGAATGAGAAGGCGTAATCGTCAGCTGGAAACGAATGATAAAGGTAGACGTGATAATCCATGCTCATTTACAAAGAAGAACCAAATAGATGGTCATAGAAACAGTTGGAACAACAGGCGTAAGATGGTTTGGAAGGTGAAGGCTTAG
- the LOC125874708 gene encoding transcription factor GAMYB-like isoform X1, giving the protein MSMTSESDDRMTSQDGVDSPSVEEVCGGRNTGGGLPLKKGPWTSAEDAILVEYVTKHGEGNWNAVQKHSGLARCGKSCRLRWANHLRPDLKKGAFTPEEERHIIELHAKMGNKWARMAAELPGRTDNEIKNYWNTRIKRRQRAGLPIYPSDICFQSITENKQNEELGTFSSADSQYPDFLPMNYEIPAVEFKRLEFNQHLCPPVLLDIPTGGILDIPGRSLLAQGLNSAYYSGSFLSTTPPAKRIRGSESLFSGLNGDCSPSKNDGSFPTCHQHQDDGSLLAQPMGFSSSFNQNLISDYHPSSLGVIPGSHALLNGHTSSSEPSWAKKLELPSLQSPIASWGLLTSPLPSLDSVDTLIQSPPTEHTESCNLSPRNSGLLDAVLHESQTMRASKSILHQENSGDMVDNSCPDLHMTEWGQHGDPISPLGHSAASVFSEYTPTSGSSSEEPQLVTMPACKVKQEKFDYGPYDGKADASNLICPRPDFLLESNCFGHMQNTVRSIWY; this is encoded by the exons ATGAGTATGACAAGTGAAAGCGATGACAGGATGACATCACAAGATGGGGTGGATTCACCATCTGTCGAAGAAGTTTGTGGTGGACGAAATACCGGAGGAGGTCTACCACTTAAAAAAGGCCCCTGGACTTCTGCAGAAGATGCAATTTTAGTGGAGTACGTCACGAAACATGGTGAGGGGAACTGGAATGCTGTCCAAAAGCACTCAGGACTTGCTCGGTGTGGTAAAAGTTGCCGTTTGCGATGGGCCAATCATCTGAGACCAGATCTAAAGAAAGGTGCATTCACTCCTGAGGAAGAGCGGCACATAATTGAACTGCATGCTAAGATGGGAAACAAATGGGCGAGAATGGCTGCTGAG TTGCCTGGGCGCACAGATAACGAGATAAAGAATTACTGGAATACCAGAATAAAGAGACGTCAGCGTGCAGGCTTGCCAATTTACCCTTCAGATATTTGTTTTCAGTCGATTACggaaaacaaacaaaatgaGGAGTTGGGTACATTCTCCTCTGCAGATTCACAATATCCTGATTTCTTGCCAATGAATTATGAGATTCCAGCTGTGGAATTCAAAAGGTTGGAGTTCAATCAGCATTTGTGTCCACCAGTACTTCTTGATATTCCCACTGGTGGCATACTTGATATTCCTGGAAGAAGCCTGTTGGCACAGGGTCTTAATTCTGCTTATTACAGTGGGTCATTCCTCTCAACAACGCCTCCAGCCAAGCGTATACGAGGCTCCGAATCTCTGTTCTCTGGTTTAAATGGTGATTGTTCTCCATCAAAAAATGATGGTTCTTTTCCAACCTGCCATCAACATCAGGATGATGGTTCTTTGCTTGCTCAGCCCATGGGATTTTCGTCATCATTTAATCAAAATCTAATATCTGATTATCACCCCTCATCCTTGGGTGTAATTCCTGGCAGCCATGCCCTTTTAAATGGCCACACCTCTTCTTCAGAGCCCTCATGGGCAAAGAAGCTCGAGCTCCCTTCACTCCAAAGTCCGATTGCAAGTTGGGGCTTACTTACTTCCCCTCTTCCTTCTCTTGATTCTGTCGACACTTTGATTCAGTCCCCTCCAACTGAGCATACTGAATCATGTAATCTGTCACCTAGGAACAGCGGTCTGTTGGACGCTGTACTTCATGAGTCACAAACTATGAGAGCTTCAAAGAGTATCTTGCACCAGGAGAATTCTGGTGATATGGTTGATAATTCATGTCCTGATCTCCACATGACTGAATGGGGACAACACGGTGATCCAATCTCCCCTTTAGGTCATTCTGCTGCATCGGTGTTTAGTGAATACACCCCTACTAGTGGAAGCTCATCAGAGGAGCCCCAATTAGTGACAATGCCAG CTTGCAAGGTTAAGCAGGAGAAGTTTGATTACGGACCCTACGATGGGAAGGCCGATGCATCAAACCTGATCTGTCCCAGGCCAGACTTCTTGCTTGAGTCCAATTGTTTTGGTCATATGCAAAACACTGTAAGATCCATCTGGTACTGA
- the LOC125874708 gene encoding transcription factor GAMYB-like isoform X2 — protein sequence MTSQDGVDSPSVEEVCGGRNTGGGLPLKKGPWTSAEDAILVEYVTKHGEGNWNAVQKHSGLARCGKSCRLRWANHLRPDLKKGAFTPEEERHIIELHAKMGNKWARMAAELPGRTDNEIKNYWNTRIKRRQRAGLPIYPSDICFQSITENKQNEELGTFSSADSQYPDFLPMNYEIPAVEFKRLEFNQHLCPPVLLDIPTGGILDIPGRSLLAQGLNSAYYSGSFLSTTPPAKRIRGSESLFSGLNGDCSPSKNDGSFPTCHQHQDDGSLLAQPMGFSSSFNQNLISDYHPSSLGVIPGSHALLNGHTSSSEPSWAKKLELPSLQSPIASWGLLTSPLPSLDSVDTLIQSPPTEHTESCNLSPRNSGLLDAVLHESQTMRASKSILHQENSGDMVDNSCPDLHMTEWGQHGDPISPLGHSAASVFSEYTPTSGSSSEEPQLVTMPACKVKQEKFDYGPYDGKADASNLICPRPDFLLESNCFGHMQNTVRSIWY from the exons ATGACATCACAAGATGGGGTGGATTCACCATCTGTCGAAGAAGTTTGTGGTGGACGAAATACCGGAGGAGGTCTACCACTTAAAAAAGGCCCCTGGACTTCTGCAGAAGATGCAATTTTAGTGGAGTACGTCACGAAACATGGTGAGGGGAACTGGAATGCTGTCCAAAAGCACTCAGGACTTGCTCGGTGTGGTAAAAGTTGCCGTTTGCGATGGGCCAATCATCTGAGACCAGATCTAAAGAAAGGTGCATTCACTCCTGAGGAAGAGCGGCACATAATTGAACTGCATGCTAAGATGGGAAACAAATGGGCGAGAATGGCTGCTGAG TTGCCTGGGCGCACAGATAACGAGATAAAGAATTACTGGAATACCAGAATAAAGAGACGTCAGCGTGCAGGCTTGCCAATTTACCCTTCAGATATTTGTTTTCAGTCGATTACggaaaacaaacaaaatgaGGAGTTGGGTACATTCTCCTCTGCAGATTCACAATATCCTGATTTCTTGCCAATGAATTATGAGATTCCAGCTGTGGAATTCAAAAGGTTGGAGTTCAATCAGCATTTGTGTCCACCAGTACTTCTTGATATTCCCACTGGTGGCATACTTGATATTCCTGGAAGAAGCCTGTTGGCACAGGGTCTTAATTCTGCTTATTACAGTGGGTCATTCCTCTCAACAACGCCTCCAGCCAAGCGTATACGAGGCTCCGAATCTCTGTTCTCTGGTTTAAATGGTGATTGTTCTCCATCAAAAAATGATGGTTCTTTTCCAACCTGCCATCAACATCAGGATGATGGTTCTTTGCTTGCTCAGCCCATGGGATTTTCGTCATCATTTAATCAAAATCTAATATCTGATTATCACCCCTCATCCTTGGGTGTAATTCCTGGCAGCCATGCCCTTTTAAATGGCCACACCTCTTCTTCAGAGCCCTCATGGGCAAAGAAGCTCGAGCTCCCTTCACTCCAAAGTCCGATTGCAAGTTGGGGCTTACTTACTTCCCCTCTTCCTTCTCTTGATTCTGTCGACACTTTGATTCAGTCCCCTCCAACTGAGCATACTGAATCATGTAATCTGTCACCTAGGAACAGCGGTCTGTTGGACGCTGTACTTCATGAGTCACAAACTATGAGAGCTTCAAAGAGTATCTTGCACCAGGAGAATTCTGGTGATATGGTTGATAATTCATGTCCTGATCTCCACATGACTGAATGGGGACAACACGGTGATCCAATCTCCCCTTTAGGTCATTCTGCTGCATCGGTGTTTAGTGAATACACCCCTACTAGTGGAAGCTCATCAGAGGAGCCCCAATTAGTGACAATGCCAG CTTGCAAGGTTAAGCAGGAGAAGTTTGATTACGGACCCTACGATGGGAAGGCCGATGCATCAAACCTGATCTGTCCCAGGCCAGACTTCTTGCTTGAGTCCAATTGTTTTGGTCATATGCAAAACACTGTAAGATCCATCTGGTACTGA